Below is a window of Humulus lupulus chromosome 2, drHumLupu1.1, whole genome shotgun sequence DNA.
GCTTAATAGCCCACTGGATTAAATTAGATATGGTAGCATTTTTCCCCATCTGCTCATTTTATTCTCAAACTCCTTGTTGGAGACCACAATGATATCAGAGTCACAAGCTTTAATAAGATAGCACCACAATATTTATATCTGTTTGACCTGTATAATATATGACAAAAGGTTCGGAACCCAAGGGTTATTAGGTAAAACTAGccaaaagaaataagaaataaacATGTGAAGCAagcatgtgtgaaccaagtgtgaaacgtctgtgaactatgtgtgaaccaagtgtgaagcATGCATGTGTGAACAATGTGTAAACCAtatgtgaatcatgtgtgaaccaagtatgaatcatgtgtgaagtatgtgtgaaccaagtgtgaataatgtgtgaactcGTTTGAACAATGTGTGAACGCAGTGACCTAAATCGTAGAAATCATTGAACTGTGTGTGAACCCAGTGTGAATCGTGTGTGAACCATATGTGAACAATGTGTAAACctagtgtgaaccatgtgtgaactaagtgtgaatcatgtgtgaagtaCGCGTGAACCAAgtatgaatcatgtgtgaaccaagtgtgaataatgtgtgaacgcAGTGACCTAAATCGCGAAAATCAATCGAAAATTCATCATCTCAACATAAAATTATTTCATTTCACAGATTTTTTAGTGTAGAGTAGTTCGAAAATTCTATTTAAACTATTGCACAAGACACCCATAacctataaataaataaaaacctactcattattaaatcaaatgttcaaacttcttcaaaTTTGGGAGATGATTTTTCTTtaatcttcaatcttcttcaacttgggtgagaagaaaaaaaaattgtgatagaTTGCATCACTTTCCAAAGCTTCgtgagaagaaaaatggtgatgatctctctttgatgatgatttgagagagaagaagaaggaagagtGTTTGTTCACTTTGTGAGAGAGAAGGTGGCTGAAAACGAAATGGGAAGGGaaaaaagagaaggaagaagTCATAATGTTAAGAAGGGTAAGTTAGTCCTTTCACATGGGTATAATGTTAAAAACATGAGAAACATTAAAGTGGGGTTAGAGTTAGTATTAGCCTATAAAATAGGGTCAATTCATGGAGTTTCCCATTCATTGGCAACAATTGTTTAGAAATTAATCGATCAATTTGGAGTTTTCTCTTAGCCTGTTGATTAGATGTCTTAAAGGGCTGAACCTGTGACTAAGTCTCTACACTAGTGGATTAGTGGGTTGGTTTATTCAAAATCAAAGAAGTGTAATAATAAATCAAACTATTTTGAAATTCATCAAGGCTTAAAAGTTGTTCACCTTAAACCAAAATTTTCACACAAAATAGTCAAATTCTTCACCAACAATTTCACTAAAAGTCAAAGCTGCTTTGCCAGCATGACCCCCTGTCGTTATAGATGTATAAATAAGTCACAAAACTTATTTTTAGCTAATCGaagttttgtaattttctttcAATGAACTTCTCTTTTCATTATCTTTTAATGGAATTTTGGAGCTAGTGAGATATTAAAAGATAGGATCATATATATAGGATTATTTTGATGTGAATATTGCACTTAATTATTCTTGTTTCTTTGAAGAAAATGTATAGCTCAAAGTCTTTGTTGCCATAAATTTATCTTAACTTTTTGCTACCAGTACATTGTATAACTATTCACCAtatctaaaaataataaaaacaaaaacaagaaagacaaaataaaatacatttgagtttaattaatattacAAGAGCCGACTCCTTATAAGTGTTTGTATTTGAcaattttttgtcattttttatgATGGAGTTGCAAACCATGTTTAACTCATGTGAGATCATATATATGTTCATCCAAAATTTAATTTGATTTTATTCTTTTGAGAAGCATGCAGAAACTGCCATCTCATGCTATTGTATTCATTTAATTAATGATTTGCAGAGTTTAATTAGCTACActttaataagaataataaaactTATTGCATTCTCAACTTCCTCAGAAAATACCTGAtcaaaaattcaatcaacaaaaacaaacacaaaaaaaaaaatcaaaaaaacaTTTCTAGAATCCCCtaaatccaataacaaagctaatAGCTCTAAAAATCACAATCAAAACCTTGGCTTACCAGAACTTGGACTTGGCGCGGACCTCATTGGTGGCCCAAAGCTTCATCAGACTCGGTAGGGAGAGCCCTTCCCACAACCTGGTACTGGTAGAACTGCAACACAAAACCAAAACAAaccattaataaaaaataaacacacacacacagaaAGTTATCACTTTTCTCTAAAAtgaattatatacatatatatatatatatctcacaaaGATAAATGGAGGCATGAGTGCTCTTGCCATGGACGTCGTTCATCGTGGTGGGGAGGCTCTCCGTTCATCGTGGATGGTGAATCAAGGTCAAACAGCCTCGAAAACCCATGGAACGTCGGCGAGCTCATTTCGTCTCCTCCTATCACTTGAAAGCCCAATCCTTGGTTGGGCTTTgttcgtcttggaggcttctgcTCGCGGGAAGAACAACGACGAAGGCTCGCGGGGATGGAGTTTCGGCGGTGTCTGGTCTTCCTGGTCCCGTGCTTGAACGGCAGTGACAATCGGTGAGTATCCATTCGGGGCTAGCAGAGAGCAAACGAGAGAGAAATGGAGAAAGGGAGAAAGGGAGACGATCGGATATGGAGGGAGAGAAAAAGAGATTTGgggattatatttttttttatttacttattttataaataaattttgattatatTTAGATAAAACAAATTTgattaaaatgatttttaaattattttttcgtgactcattcattaattaattgttttattatttaggtatttattaaattacaacataattttttgttattaaaatatttagaatgaatattattatttttatatttttaaattaatttatattttattttataattttgaacTAATTTAAAATATAGTATAATTATTCAGGTTTTTTAGGATTCACATGTGTTTTAAGGactctcattgcgagtcctaaaatgtgatttttaaggactctcaatgataGTCCTAAAAACTCCAGAGATATTTTTTAGGACTTATATTTAGGTGCGTGTCTTAAAAAGGTGTCCTGTAAAgtatattttgtagtagtgattccCTCGCCCTCCAAAAAATGGGTAAATTATAGCTTGAAATCTTAAAGTCCTTCCCACATTTAAAATATGTTTGTGTTTTCACTCTACTCTctcattttgttgaggagttccCACGCAGGAGGTTTGAAATAAAATACTGGTTGCAGATAAATAATCACGCAAACAGTTAAATTCGGTTCCATTATCACTTcgtattatttaaatcttttgaaaaAATTGTGGATCAACCATTACAATAAATGACATAAGCATTTAAAACACTCACCACAAGACGAAGGATGCTTGTAGGAGCCCACAAATTACAATGTATCATTTCAAATATTCTAGTAGATTTATTCTCACTTAATGGAAACCTATCTCTAGGATACTTAGCACGAAAACACACATCGCATGCTTTATTCAAACTACCCTTAAAGTTACTAAGTAACTTTACTATTTTCTCGGATGGATGTCCCATTCTTTTGTGCCAAATTTCCATTGAAGTTGCTGCTCCATCTATCCTAACAGAATATTATTGTTGTATTACTTATAAATAGGTGAAGCCAAAACAAATAAAAGATTAGTAATGGTTTTATTCTCGAGTGAAGTGAATGTAGACTCTGAACCCACTATAATTTCTAATACAGACTCTGCCCCATTTATGTAGACTCTGGCTATTTTACAACGACCCCTTATTATGTGTTTGCTACCAAGTACtccaacaacaaaaaattatactCGTTCCACTGAACCATTATAAGGGCCAGTTTTCGTGAGAAGTTAGCTTAGGTAGTACAAATGAAGTCATTGATTAGTGAATTTGTAACAAATAATGCGTTTCTTTTGTGGCCACTCAGTTGATCATAAGGCCGACGAGTACGTAAATTTTGAGCTAAGGATACATCAATGTGATGGGACTGGGATGATAGCGAACTCACTCAACTCTCACTATCGCTCTACGTGTATGATTAGTATTTAATGGTTTGGTTCATTGTAACAACTTACAACTAccgtatttttatttttataagtcGTTATCAGAAATCTTTTGATTCTTAATTATCACATGTGCGAAATTATTTATAGCCCAATTTAATTGAAAAAATCTAGTAAGAATTTAATATATTTCCCAACAGTATTAAAGGCCCAcctaatttttagttaattattatcaAATGGTCCAAAACATTGTGTTGAGTTCAATATGAAAACAAACTATAAAGATCTCATCTCACCAAATTAAATCTAAGGTTTTTACGACCTAAATATCtctgggctattagcgagctgggaTAGGACATAATTATATCAGTCACGTGGAAGTCACatgcccggagctgctgttataaagttctacctccttagctcgaggtaactaGAGGCttagtgagattactaaggagtcaggTCAGAAGTATGGGCACCACGAGCTGGGActgtatcaagctcgaggtacgagcttgagttggcatctctgaccttttataaagtcaaccacgcaatgtaaacgtgcatatatcagacatcacgtgtatacttcattcctgaattctcggacacgcagcgtaaacgtgcgtattcaggcacccacgactgggttgggccatgcgacccattatcccccttacctattgattagaccacacttcaatgtcagattttaggaattaatcatgaatgtcacagaagtgacatgataggtaagaggGTCACATGATGACCTCtcttgccaacacccaggtgccctctccctataaatatggagaccctgggagttgcaaagggttggcctctattttgtaaagaaatatcctgtaaagaatatcagaaatacatcaataatagtggctggtggactagaaggattttaacctttgaaccacctaaaaaagtattcgtgttataattttactttgagatcattcatctattacggttcattacttagcactaatccctctccttattctaataaatatctgttgccgaagaaccgcgtcaacaaggcTAATTAGGATTTTTGCTTCTGAATTATGATCTATACATTATTGTGTCCCCTCATTTTTTCAGACCGTTAAAAAATACCTCCGAACTTTAGTCATTCATGTGTCATTGTCACGTCACCGCCAgtaatttaaaattacaaaaaatatacttGTTcactttaaataaaaaaattaaaaattaaaaaaattcttataaatcccaaatatatatGATTTGATTAAACATTGTCATTTAGATTATTAATATAAacctaaataattaaaatccctaaaaataaactaaaattaatattaaatcaaaattttgatatacaaaaattaatataaaaaacaaaacaatatttaaaaaaaaatcattcaatcgtgctattactattattaaaacttaaatcatatttaattaatttaaaaaactaaattaaaaacaTTCAACCAATTCAAAAAAACATATTTATCATTTTCTTCCAATGAACATAAATCCAGATCCATTCAAAATGTTGAACACAATAAACtcaaatatattaattttcaTTCAAAATCTCTCAAATCTAGATATATAATGGTAAAAAAAATCTACAAATCTCACCAAAATACAATCAAAATACAAAAACCAAATCCATAAACAAAACCCAGATCTAAAGAACAAAAATCCatatttgaaaaacaaaaacTTAAATCTTTTAACAACACAGATCGCCATCTTCGTCAAAGCCATCTTCATGTCCCTCTTCCTGCTACCTTCCTGAAAATTGTCTTTTCCAAGCCATCTTCGCCACCCAGTAGGACCCAAGTGCTTTCGTACCTGAATCCCTCAACCTCGTCACCTCGAAGCCCATTCCTCATCTCTGCCCAGAACTCAAGCCCTCCACCTGCCTCTCCTGCGACCCCCAAGCCCAGATCCGACCCTCTGTCCGATAGCAAAAGCCCCAAATCCGACAACCACCTTCGTCTGCAAGCATAGTCTAAGATCCGACCATTCCGTCAACGTCACCtgtgaagaagaagagaggagatcggaagaagaagaaaatcaggagaagatgaagaagaagatcaggaaaagaggaagaaaataatTAGGGTTTTTTAAGTTTTctttttaatgtatttattttataaattttttatgtTTAATAAGAAAatggatttttttaaaatttttaattatgtGGCAAGGGATTTCAAATTGAAATATAATATAAAggtttttttgtcatttttcatttattaatttataataagaaaatatatttgtttaaaaaaaaaaagtgaattaCACATATGACACTGATGTGGCAATAACACTATTGAGTCATGTtaggggtgtttggtatggggttTGGGTTTGAGGGAGTAGAGTTAGAGGGAGTTTAAATTAAGGGAATGTGAAACTCAAGTGTTTAAAGGGATTAAGATTACCctcaaatcaagctaaaaaatgAGATCCACTTGGAAACACAAATCCCCAagccattaaaaataaatttaccaaaaataggttagatttgACATTCTCATTCCCACCAAATCAAACACCCCTTAGTCATTCGTTAACTATATGAGATAAAATTTAACAGAAATCTCATTTTATGTTACTATGAATAGTTCATTAGAAATTTTTAACGGCCTAAAAAATTCATGGATGCAATAATGTATAGATAATAATTCACGGGCAAAAAtcctaaatattttttaaatatccaAACGTTGCACGAAGAAACTGGTGTCGGCGTTAATATTTTGGTTAAATACTTAAATCTTTTTTTTTCCCACTAGtacttataatatattttttttcaatttttgtatGCCATGTTACACTTACGTCTCGTGATTGATTTTCATCCACTTTTGTCCTTAGATAatgttttttttctaaaaaaaaataaataattgggcACAAACATCAATGATCAATCCATTTCCACCTCTATCTCTACCACATATTCATTAATCATGTTGATGTAATATAAtgaaatgaaaaataatttaatttaatttttttatatttaattatatattaaaatagaaTAATTTTTTCACAGTATAATAACTtgctttttaaaataataaaagtaaatatcatttcaataataataacaatagagTGCTTATATCTCACTTGTATTTTTTCTCTCCAcgcctttttttcttttttgtcaaaaaagattctatATCATATCAAGATTGCAATGTAATATAGTTACAAATAGGATAAGGAATTTCTTTCATCATGAAAAGTTCATCGTCTAGGCCATGCTTAGTCAATTTACCAGCCATAATATTAAAATTGCTAACAATATGAGAAAGAAATCTGACCCTGGaaaattaaacaatataattTCATTTTTTGAGCATGTGTTTTATCTCATTATGTGTTTGGATCCcgtattttataaaatagttcgtataaacctttaaattcaattttgatcaaagtttatTGTACTAAAATCATAAATGATTCACTAAGCTAACAATTCAAAATT
It encodes the following:
- the LOC133815828 gene encoding uncharacterized protein LOC133815828; the encoded protein is MDTHRLSLPFKHGTRKTRHRRNSIPASLRRCSSREQKPPRRTKPNQGLGFQVIGGDEMSSPTFHGFSRLFDLDSPSTMNGEPPHHDERRPWQEHSCLHLSFSTSTRLWEGLSLPSLMKLWATNEVRAKSKFWSILRCISLAQY